A region of the Dermacentor albipictus isolate Rhodes 1998 colony chromosome 4, USDA_Dalb.pri_finalv2, whole genome shotgun sequence genome:
ATTCGACAAGAGGTGAACATCTTTAGTGTCACGCCACTGATAGGCTGTGACCTGACCTTTGGAGCGCCACAGGTATTCTCCCTACTTTAGCTTGTTGTTTCGCTTCAGTTCTTCGGGCAAATCCTTTCTGTTGGTGCGAACCGTCCCTGCGGCTAGGATGCTCCTCTCAGCGAGAGTTTCCATTAGGCGAGTGCAGGTAAAATAGTTATCAAAGAATAGCCGCGTTCCAGCCTGCACGTTCTTCGACAGAGAAAGAACGACATGCTCACCAAGGCTTTGATTGGCCGGTCTTTGTGCGTTCTTCCCTTCATACACCTGAAATTGCAGCAAATAGCCCGTCTTTGAGTCGGCCCTGCACCAGACTTTATACCCTCTTTTTATGGGCTTCATTGGAAGGTACTGTTTCTTACTAGATCTTCCTTTGAAAGCAACCATGCTCTCATCAATTGCCTGGTGAGATGACGGCGAGTACTCTTCCTGAAATTTCTTGTTCAGTTTATCAATAAGGGGACGCAGCTTAGCAAGCCTGTCATAACCATCTTCTCCTCTTTACTTTTCTTTGCTTGGGTCGTTTACACGAAGGGAATTCATGATATACTGGAAGCGCTTGAAAGACATCACTTTGGCGATTTCTTCGCAGTTGAAAAGAGAATCACGGCTCCAGTAGTGATAAAAGTGAAGTCGTGGTGACACGCTCATCAGAAGCAGCAATCCAAAATAAGCGCGCAGCTCATCACTTGTGAGCACCGCCCACTTCTTAGGGTATTTTAGTGCCCCGGCACGGTTTGTGCGCTCTACAATCATTTCCAACACTTCATCGTCGAAGTACAGATCAAAACAGTCGGCTGCCCCCACCACTGGCTTTGTTGAGAACTGAGGGTCCCATGATTTTGGAATCCCAACGCGGATCGGCGGTTCATTTGTACTCCACTTGTCACCAACTTCCTCTCCTAGCACGTCGTCTACTTCGTGATACGGCTCGACTGTTTCCCGCttgctttttttcctgttctttgaAATTGTTGGTCGCCGTTTCTTGCGTTTGCTTGTTGATGGACCTGCTTCGTTGTCATCTTCGTCGGGACTCGAGTCTGGTGGTGCAAGCTCCGGAACGAACTCATCCTCACTACTCAGTGCCTCGTCCTCACTTGTTTCGGACTCATCTGGCAGGCTGAAAAAGAGTTCCAGTGCCTCTTCGCGTGTGAGTGAGTCCACTGCAAATTCATAAAATCAGAAATAAGAATGTATCACATGTGTAGTTCGCGTCAATTAGGCCTAGCAAAATAAGGGCACGCTTTTAGAGTATCCTGGCTTTGACATCACTATCGCGCAGCCCAAAGCTCCGATTTTCAAATTTCTCACATCAATGCATGCAATAAGCATTGCTTTGAATGGGCAGAAAAGGAAAATCTTACCATTCATGCCAAACTCTCGTTGATCGAGTCCTACGGGAGCGAAAATTTCGAGTGCAACTTTCTAAACGACACAATTTTCATTTCTATGAACCTGAAGCGCCACCTACGGAAGCCCTTCAAAACATTAGCAGAAAACATCTTCAGACACCCATAATAGATGGCAGAACATTACGGTTACACTGCGTTTGACTGGCATCGGCTGCTAATGCATTTTTGTCAGAGTGAAAAGCGGGACCTATCTGTCCCGTTATCCCACAAAGGGTTAAACAGTTATCGTCTAAACAAAGAACACCACTATTGGGAGAGCTATCGTTAATAATTCATGTGTTGCTGACTGGGTATGTACAGTGcccacggaatgaaacgcgtcaatttagggctaactaatgcacATACTatcgtttccaccggctgcagttcgtgtcacatcgacgtaactttggtgtgtacacttagagcggagtcagagtcacctttagtgaccagattcatagcgacatgacatggtactctcgagttctctgcacaaatgctgggttctaccaaatactcgctgtcgcgtttcattccgtgagcactgtacgtaATTCCGAAGGGCTGTGGAGCCAATGCACAAATAGGTATAGCTGCCCATTTTACAAGCGTGCCAGGATGGAAATGACGTCTAGAACAAGGTAAACATTCTATTTCCCAAGCAGTGGCCCTTTAGAGTTGTACTAAAGGTAATCATAATCGCAAAGTGTTTTCTACGCGGTCActttcaccaaaaaaaaaaggtccAGATACAACTCGGCACATCCTAACGGAATGCGAAGGGATtaacccagtgagacccgtaggtaaggCACACTTTTCCGGAGACCTTGGATTAAATTTGGGTGAAAGCATCAACCTGTCAGCAGTCGAGAGAAGCAAGATACATGTAATGTATTGGTGGAAACAAAATGTGGGTTCTCCCGTAATTAAGagcagatgtaagcatgaaatgggtACCAgtaaagcagattggttggagtagTTATGACGATTACTTACAACCGTATCATAACTATCTCACCTAAATCCCCGGCGTGCCGGACTCCGCCGGTCTGGACACGCAACGTGGCGCTATCTATCGAAGGAGACGGCtgaaaacccgcgccgcggatgtcacggaccgctggcgttgaaaagagcacaggcaaccctgtctcagcaccggaagatgacaatcaagtgtaagATGCACTAAAGCAGATGCTATAGCAGACTGCTGCATGCGTTAggacatgtaaataaatattaataACTCTTTTCACGTCACGTTCACAAGAAACAGAGCTAATGCTCTATATAGGTATACAATTCATGTTTTTACTGTGAACAtaagcaaggaatttaaatatctaggcgtcttttttttttacttctgacATACGATGGAACAACGATGTTAACTATATTGCAAATAAGGCAGCATTGGTTTTGGGATTCTCGCAGTGAAATTTCAGTCATCTACAGAGTAACTTAAGAACGCAGCTGTAATTCAGTCGCGTACGCCGAATACTTGCAGCTGTATGTGTTTCTTGGCACCCGCATACATTTGagcttataaataaataaaaaaaatccgcaAATAGTGCAGTTCAATTTGTTCTCGGTAACTAcagccggcagcttagcatgacagaaaggaagcgtaaacttaaatggcaagaaCTGAATGACCATAGAAGGCGCatcagattaaaatttttccactacatttattattctaaaacaggcataagCCATGTACGATATATCCAGGCGCAACGCTATATATCAAAGCCAGTGGGCCACTGTTTCGAGCTCAGGAAATTTTCTTGTAGGGTGACGTCTCGCGTTATTCCTTTTTTATTAGAACTGTTTGAGATTTGAGCGGTTTACCATCGAGCATTGTATATATCACATCAAATTTGTGCTTTTTTATGCTTAAATTATGCCTTTTTCAATGCATCGAAGTAATTGTTCTTGTACCTAGTTAAGCGTGTGAGCTCCCTGATGTAATGCCCTGCACCCCACCGTCGAGTCGCTGGCGTTTGGCCGCGTTCTCCCGGTTGCGGACCACGGGACCAGCGCGGCGACGACGTCTGACTTCCATCTCGTTGATGAGCACGCTGGGAGCTGATTGTCGACGGATGCGCATAGCTTCCGCATGCCGTTGCCGATACACGGGATCAGGCTTACGGCGCGATAGCGCTTACGTTCACGTGCGGCAGCCTCTTCTTCTGCCGTGTGCTGCACTCGCGGCCTACCCATGGTGACGGCCGAAAATGCATTGCTTGACGCGCGTAATGCAATGCGCGTATATACAGTTCGTCTGCGTAGCATGGCACTTTCCCATGGATCcatagattagattatggggttttatgtgccaaaaccggcgatctggttatgaggcacgccatagtgggagactgcggaaatttggaccacctggggttctttaccgagcacctaaatctaagtacgcggtaTGAATCGCcgcttacagcgcatacatagacggaggacaaaaaaggacgacgtagacaagcgctgacttccacgACGATTGATACCACGGAATACCAaatagcccgtactcaaaccttgctaagtacgcgggtgttttcgcattgcgcccccatcgaaatccggccaccgtggccgcgattctatcccgcgacctcgtgcttagcagccaaacaccatagccactaagcaaccacggcgggtccattGGTCGAGAACATGGCATTGTTCCCATTGTTCTTATCGGTACAACTGCGAATGTGAACTGTAGTGTTCTATgcagatgtgtaagttggctttcctgcagtgcgtttcAAGTGTTCACGGATGAATCAGAgagacatagaaagcttcgcttaaaaaaaaaaaccgtctaAACAAGAACGTTCATAAAAATTTCTTGCAATTCAAGAGCAGTGGACGGCCGTTCAGAACcggaataatttagcaattatgTTCCATGGACCATCCCTCTCAATCATCGTCAATGGTACTAGCGGCGATCCACCTACGTTATCACTCGGGACCAGTGGACTGGAAGCCGTGGAAGATAAGGTAGATTTATAAGCAAGGAGAATAAATCTGCGCAATATAACGGCTCCGATGCATTCTCATAAGTTATACTGACACTGTTAAGGAACTAAAAATGAAATAACGGGGCCTTCGCCATTGCCCCTGTCTTTTTAAAGAATAATTTATCGCATGGTGCTCCATACTTGTACCTATCTTTCCCGCAGCTGAACCGCGGCATGTTTCGCACTTAGTACGCTTTCACTACCACCGTCAAATATCCCAAGTTGGTCTTCAAAGCGTCGCACGGCAAAAGATGATGAAGGATACACAAGCGCGGCGTCCTCTCCGCCATGGGCAATAGTGCAGGAATTGGAAGCAATTGttcttgtttgaaaaaaaaacgacgcttTATAACAGATAAAGTGCAGACTGAAAACACAAGCTCTGCTTTTGTCCTGTCGTCTGTATCTGTCATGCTCTCgagcactgtttttttttgttcattagcTATGCATGGAACATTGGGCCATAATGATGACTGTGCCAAAGGCTTTTCTTGTGCTGCTCTCTTCGCATGCCAAGGAACGTGCTACCGGCAACGAGCTCAAAACTGAGTTCTCACAAACAGTTAATCACGAACCAAAACACGGCACAACACATGCGAAGCTTTTCGACCTGTATAGGAACAAAGAGACGTCGTTCAAGTGCAAACAAAGAGGCTTTTCGGAGCGGACCATAAAAGCCATTGACACACGACTGATGCAAGAATCGTCGGCCTGCAGCGCTGCGGCTGCCATTTTCTCGTTCGGCCACCAGAAAAGCTTGGCAGAATCGAGTCCCAAAACACTAGGAGCGGGTATGGTCAGATCTCGCTTCGAAGAGATTTGTGGCCGGCCATTAAATTCGGGCAAGAATCGCTCTTCACGCCCCATTTTGTAAAGGACAGGAAGAAGTGGTGCTCCAGCATGCAATGGCCGCTTCCTAGGTTGTCTGGCAGCGGCGGAAGTTATGGAATACACCCGAAAAAATATAATTCAATTTAGTCAAGTACACAGCGATAAATAGGTGTGGCTGTTTCTTTCTGTGCGATTAGATGCTACGACTGTCCAATTTTTCACGGTGAAAAGTATTGCCCCATTTTCTTGTTAGGCCAAActgtttattcttatttttttgaTTGCGAGGTGCGAGGTTGCTTATATGAGGTCggattatttattattttacaaTAACGCCCGCAAGCACGGCTATAAAGGGTCGGCGTCTTGGTTTCCGGCATCGGATTTATCAATCTAGGCTACTTCTTAGGTTCTTTACTAGAGGGCGAGTTCTTTGTTGCTCCCGTTATCTGAAATGACGTGGCGTAGAGGATGCTTATATGCACGCTGACTTCATTCACGCATGGGCCGGTCTTTGCAGTAAGGTTCATATGCTAGAAGCATGGCGTTTCAT
Encoded here:
- the LOC139059635 gene encoding piggyBac transposable element-derived protein 4-like — protein: MNVDSLTREEALELFFSLPDESETSEDEALSSEDEFVPELAPPDSSPDEDDNEAGPSTSKRKKRRPTISKNRKKSKRETVEPYHEVDDVLGEEVGDKWSTNEPPIRVGIPKSWDPQFSTKPVVGAADCFDLYFDDEVLEMIVERTNRAGALKYPKKWAVLTSDELRAYFGLLLLMSVSPRLHFYHYWSRDSLFNCEEIAKVMSFKRFQYIMNSLRVNDPSKEK